A stretch of Abyssogena phaseoliformis symbiont OG214 DNA encodes these proteins:
- a CDS encoding ABC transporter ATP-binding protein, translated as MLSVNDLSIAYQTTQILSEFDLSLATGDIFALTGDSGSGKSSALRFIAGLDEVQSGRVILDGKQLSNNGVHNIAPELREIGMVFQDYALFPHMNIKKNIAFGIHYLSNNKRKARVEELLLMIGLEGIEKKYPHQLSGGEQQRVALACALAPSPKLLLLDEPFSSLDKNLQEQLVLQVRDILKKTNVTSILVTHDKQEATIFADKVGVIENKQLTIN; from the coding sequence ATGCTATCAGTTAACGATTTATCAATTGCTTATCAAACCACTCAAATCTTAAGTGAATTTGATTTAAGCCTTGCTACAGGTGATATTTTTGCATTAACAGGTGATAGTGGCAGTGGCAAAAGTTCAGCACTTAGATTTATTGCTGGTCTTGATGAGGTGCAAAGCGGGCGGGTTATTTTAGATGGCAAGCAATTATCTAACAATGGCGTACATAATATAGCGCCAGAATTAAGAGAAATAGGTATGGTGTTTCAAGATTATGCGTTATTCCCACATATGAATATTAAAAAAAATATTGCTTTTGGTATTCACTATTTATCAAACAACAAACGAAAAGCAAGGGTTGAAGAATTGCTTTTGATGATTGGTTTGGAAGGCATCGAGAAAAAGTATCCACACCAACTTTCAGGTGGTGAGCAACAGCGTGTTGCCTTGGCTTGTGCATTAGCACCTTCACCAAAATTGTTATTATTGGACGAGCCGTTTTCTAGTTTAGATAAGAACCTTCAAGAACAACTAGTATTACAGGTCAGGGATATTTTAAAGAAAACCAATGTCACTTCAATTTTAGTAACACATGACAAGCAGGAAGCGACTATTTTTGCTGACAAAGTAGGAGTGATTGAGAATAAGCAGTTGACTATTAATTAA
- a CDS encoding multicopper oxidase family protein encodes MKRRNFIKTSILASSALVVGCGDKKSAKLILPDYADRIFVVPPLIEPGIINGKKIFKFSINHNTTEIFKGKLTHVLSYGDSLLGPTIRVNNTDDVGFEITNHLSVNTTTHFHGLHLPAKEDGGPYQVIPPNKTWKPSWRINQLASTQWYHPHLEGYTGEQVYKGMAGFFLIDDETSKSLDIPKTYGVDDLPMVIQDRRFDKDAQLLYLNKGDFDKSGGMKGHTILVNGRPVPILNTHDQVIRLRILNGSNARIYNLGFEDDIQFYQIASDGGFLEKPVPLTRVLLGPAERVEILLDLGKSKGKILRLKSFSAEYYDKQKLNGHQFGGSFKVGGAGRLSHSVDALDKVNFDIMSIHVNQSTSTNAVKKIPNKLTKITRLKAPDAAKTRHFGLTVMSGFRINRRVFTSMFKTINGIALEGEHMLHLINGMQMDMSVINEVVKKGDVEIWRITNGAHTTHPFHIHDIQFQILDREQGDSSDPTPPNENERGWKDTVLLMPEETVRVIAKFDHYADTQYPYMYHCHILEHEDAGMMGQFLVVEPEDFDMVMADIDNNKRIPLKSFCKVS; translated from the coding sequence ATGAAACGTAGAAATTTTATTAAAACATCCATATTGGCTAGCAGCGCTTTGGTGGTGGGCTGTGGTGATAAAAAGTCTGCCAAATTAATCCTGCCTGACTATGCAGATAGAATTTTTGTTGTACCGCCACTCATTGAGCCTGGAATTATTAATGGTAAAAAAATCTTTAAATTTTCAATTAATCACAACACAACAGAAATTTTTAAAGGTAAATTAACGCATGTATTGAGCTATGGTGATAGCCTTCTAGGCCCAACTATTCGGGTGAATAATACAGATGATGTGGGTTTTGAAATAACCAATCATTTGTCAGTCAATACCACCACACATTTCCATGGATTGCATTTGCCAGCCAAAGAAGATGGCGGTCCGTATCAAGTTATTCCACCTAATAAAACGTGGAAACCCAGCTGGCGTATCAATCAATTAGCCTCAACCCAGTGGTATCACCCACATCTTGAGGGTTATACGGGTGAGCAAGTGTATAAAGGCATGGCGGGTTTTTTCTTAATTGATGATGAAACATCCAAATCATTAGATATTCCTAAAACCTATGGTGTTGATGATTTACCCATGGTGATTCAAGATAGGCGGTTTGATAAAGATGCTCAATTGCTGTATTTAAATAAAGGTGATTTTGATAAATCAGGTGGCATGAAAGGGCATACAATTTTGGTGAATGGCAGGCCTGTACCTATTTTAAATACACACGACCAAGTGATTAGATTGAGAATACTCAATGGCTCTAATGCAAGAATTTATAATTTGGGCTTTGAAGATGACATTCAGTTTTATCAAATTGCCAGTGATGGTGGTTTTTTAGAAAAACCAGTGCCGCTCACTAGAGTGCTATTAGGCCCTGCAGAACGCGTGGAAATTTTGCTTGATTTGGGTAAAAGTAAGGGAAAAATATTACGACTAAAAAGTTTTAGTGCTGAATATTATGATAAACAAAAGCTTAATGGACACCAGTTTGGAGGGTCATTTAAAGTAGGTGGCGCAGGTCGTCTGTCGCATTCAGTAGATGCGCTAGATAAAGTCAATTTTGATATTATGAGTATCCACGTTAATCAATCAACTAGTACTAATGCGGTTAAAAAAATTCCTAATAAACTCACTAAAATAACCCGATTAAAAGCACCAGATGCCGCTAAAACTAGGCATTTTGGATTGACAGTCATGAGTGGTTTTAGAATCAACAGACGAGTGTTTACTTCGATGTTTAAAACCATCAACGGTATTGCGCTTGAAGGCGAGCATATGTTGCATTTAATTAATGGTATGCAAATGGACATGAGCGTGATTAATGAAGTGGTAAAAAAAGGTGATGTTGAAATTTGGCGAATTACCAATGGTGCGCACACCACACATCCTTTTCATATTCATGACATTCAGTTTCAAATTCTTGACAGAGAGCAAGGCGATAGCTCAGACCCAACGCCACCTAATGAAAATGAGCGTGGCTGGAAAGACACTGTGCTACTCATGCCAGAAGAAACCGTGCGAGTGATTGCTAAATTTGACCACTACGCCGATACTCAATATCCTTATATGTACCATTGCCACATATTAGAACATGAGGATGCGGGTATGATGGGGCAGTTTTTAGTAGTGGAGCCAGAGGATTTTGACATGGTCATGGCTGATATTGATAACAATAAAAGAATACCGTTAAAGTCTTTTTGCAAGGTTAGTTAA
- a CDS encoding sterol desaturase family protein produces MFYQKKLWLHPSSLLDYGYFIFSVFFKVTGILPILISAKEVALFVNITLLDQYGFVHIDGFSYVQVMVLFTLSLFILSDFTRYWLHRLLHFTSWLWAFHKVHHSAKVLNPLTFYRVHPVESLLFGLRYFLSIGFVTGIFVFLFGSLVGVYDILGANLFSFMFLLLGSNLRHSHIKLGSGNAVERFLISPLQHQIHHSKNHVNTNFGGFLSTWDYLFGILTLSKNITNIKFGLERAQMKNFQSLQVLLFSPFVAIYKQIKVKNFIAVCKFQKLKIQ; encoded by the coding sequence TTGTTTTATCAAAAAAAACTATGGCTACATCCCTCTAGTTTATTGGATTACGGCTACTTTATTTTTTCTGTATTTTTTAAAGTTACGGGTATTTTACCAATACTAATAAGCGCTAAAGAAGTGGCATTATTTGTTAATATTACTTTATTAGATCAATACGGTTTTGTACACATAGATGGCTTTTCTTATGTGCAAGTAATGGTGTTATTTACACTTAGTTTATTTATTTTAAGCGATTTCACCCGCTACTGGTTGCATCGTCTATTGCACTTTACGTCATGGTTGTGGGCGTTTCATAAAGTGCACCATAGTGCCAAGGTTTTAAATCCATTGACGTTTTATCGAGTGCATCCTGTAGAATCCTTGTTGTTTGGCTTGCGTTATTTCCTGAGCATTGGTTTTGTGACAGGTATTTTTGTATTTTTATTTGGCAGCTTAGTGGGTGTTTATGATATTTTAGGGGCTAATTTATTTTCTTTTATGTTTTTATTGTTAGGGTCTAATCTTAGGCATTCACATATTAAGTTAGGTTCTGGCAATGCGGTTGAGCGATTTTTAATTTCTCCGCTACAACATCAAATTCACCATTCTAAAAACCATGTTAATACCAATTTTGGTGGTTTTTTGTCAACTTGGGACTATCTATTTGGTATATTAACCCTTTCAAAAAATATAACTAATATTAAATTTGGCTTAGAAAGGGCGCAGATGAAAAACTTTCAAAGTCTGCAAGTTTTGTTGTTTTCCCCTTTTGTTGCTATTTATAAGCAAATAAAAGTCAAGAATTTTATAGCAGTGTGTAAATTTCAAAAACTAAAAATACAGTAA
- a CDS encoding imelysin family protein, whose amino-acid sequence MYKHSHKTINALEYILFTKDLSHQRVKNMALMITKSIKNYLSEILNSYKVHQSKFLESEQYARAILLNTLVDGTYKLKEWRIGDVAGLSKKFKNRPNNHRAEYAISGNSMNSILATQVQVINSPDYQDFGDIARQFKASKEIDQAISALNDSIANANDICPSLILLITRVSAYTNQPIGLCKLIIFL is encoded by the coding sequence ATGTATAAGCATTCACATAAAACCATTAACGCTTTGGAATACATACTTTTTACAAAAGATTTGTCCCATCAAAGGGTCAAAAATATGGCGTTAATGATTACCAAGTCAATCAAAAATTATTTGTCTGAAATTCTAAATAGTTATAAGGTGCATCAGTCAAAATTTCTTGAAAGCGAGCAATACGCCAGGGCAATTTTGCTAAATACTTTGGTTGATGGCACTTATAAACTTAAAGAGTGGCGCATTGGTGATGTGGCTGGTTTGAGTAAGAAATTTAAGAATAGACCAAACAATCATAGGGCGGAATACGCAATTAGTGGCAATAGCATGAATTCCATTCTTGCAACGCAAGTTCAGGTTATTAATTCACCAGATTATCAAGATTTCGGCGATATTGCGCGCCAATTTAAAGCAAGCAAAGAGATTGATCAGGCTATTAGTGCATTAAATGATTCGATTGCTAATGCGAACGATATATGTCCGAGTTTGATTTTATTAATAACAAGGGTAAGTGCTTATACCAATCAACCAATAGGCTTATGCAAGCTTATTATATTTCTTTAA
- a CDS encoding di-heme oxidoredictase family protein, with protein sequence MARVFASGLEDLSTQILNQSFTQAKPDLNNDEVDEFILGKSFFRIPWVEAPSATTARDGLGPLFSANTCVNCHVKNGRGKVFEASNIVDRSHVIRLSIPSNGTDEHQRMTAKIGFIPEPSYGAQISINGVLGVPFEAKLLVHYSTKDIHYPDGAIVTLQQPIIKLKNLGYGDLHPNTIVSARIAPALVGLGLLEQITDAQILANEDVNDANHDGISGKANRVWSSQTKQVEIGRYTWKASVPTVRHQSANAAINDMGLTNPIHEHQSCTPIQVACINASKDGGKHELTAQRLSAISYYLTHLKLPKSIVKEHQGQRLFSEIGCSQCHVPSYSLPGTTIYPYSDFLLHYMGENLADFRSEFDALGNEWRTPPLWRLGRAALILKDNKNFLHDGRARNLEQAILWHGGEAEKSKILFMNLPISSRGKIFQFLNEI encoded by the coding sequence ATGGCAAGGGTTTTTGCTAGTGGCTTGGAGGATTTATCAACCCAAATATTAAATCAATCTTTTACACAAGCCAAGCCTGACTTAAATAATGATGAGGTGGATGAGTTTATTTTAGGCAAAAGTTTTTTTCGCATTCCTTGGGTGGAGGCACCTTCTGCAACAACAGCACGTGATGGATTGGGTCCATTATTTAGTGCCAATACTTGTGTTAATTGTCATGTAAAAAATGGTCGTGGCAAAGTATTTGAAGCAAGCAATATCGTTGATAGGTCGCATGTGATACGCTTGTCTATACCGTCCAATGGCACTGATGAACATCAGCGTATGACGGCCAAAATTGGCTTTATTCCTGAGCCGAGTTATGGTGCTCAAATTAGTATTAATGGTGTGTTAGGCGTGCCTTTTGAAGCCAAGCTCTTGGTGCATTATTCAACTAAAGATATTCATTATCCTGATGGTGCTATTGTTACCTTGCAACAACCAATAATTAAGTTAAAAAATTTGGGTTATGGTGATTTACACCCTAATACAATTGTCAGTGCTAGGATTGCACCAGCACTTGTGGGATTGGGTTTGTTAGAGCAAATTACTGATGCGCAAATCCTAGCCAATGAAGATGTGAATGATGCTAATCATGATGGCATTTCTGGCAAGGCCAATCGGGTTTGGTCAAGTCAAACCAAGCAAGTGGAGATTGGTCGTTATACTTGGAAAGCTTCTGTACCAACGGTAAGGCATCAATCAGCCAATGCTGCTATTAATGATATGGGTTTGACTAATCCTATTCATGAACATCAGTCGTGTACACCAATACAAGTTGCATGTATTAACGCTTCAAAAGATGGGGGAAAGCATGAGCTGACAGCACAAAGATTAAGCGCCATTAGTTACTATTTGACACACTTAAAACTGCCAAAATCTATTGTTAAAGAACATCAAGGACAAAGACTATTCTCTGAAATTGGCTGTTCGCAATGCCACGTTCCAAGTTACTCACTACCTGGCACTACTATATATCCATATAGTGATTTTCTATTGCATTATATGGGAGAGAATTTGGCAGATTTTCGTTCAGAGTTTGATGCTTTGGGCAATGAATGGCGTACACCGCCATTATGGAGACTGGGTAGAGCTGCTTTAATACTCAAAGATAATAAGAATTTTTTGCATGATGGTCGTGCACGCAACCTTGAACAAGCAATCCTTTGGCATGGCGGTGAGGCTGAGAAGTCTAAAATTTTGTTTATGAATTTACCTATTAGTAGTAGGGGTAAAATATTTCAATTTTTGAATGAAATATAG